The following coding sequences lie in one Bacteroides helcogenes P 36-108 genomic window:
- a CDS encoding ABC transporter permease produces the protein MKLLYYVIRTLLRGRGSNVIKILSLGLGLTMSILLFSRVAYEQSFDTCFRDTDNLYQVWSVFTVNGEKYPAQEANCGPVAGAILENFSKEVEAATSVGIWVVSAPVYNGAVRFDDNKIAADSLFFRTMGIEVLSGNPEKDLMQKDVIFLSDRLANKIFGGENPIGKVLSYDHQCDLTVKGIYAALPENATMRPEGVISMPTAWSRSSAHYSWSGGDSWKEYIRFRPGADRAVVNARIDAMIDKYRPEEDKAGYGYSAHVQPIRDTYRGYDSVKRMTNIMSILGLAILFIATLNYVLISISSLSHRAKAVGVHKCCGAGGGTVFGMFLIETGVIIFVSLLLMALILLNFRDFFEDTACAKLSSLLAPERIWVSVTVVAVLFVVGGMLPGRLFARIPVSQVFRRYTEGKKGWKRPLLFIQFAGVAFICGLMCVVMAQYHYVMNKDMGFNPQRLAVGSAYWQEEETREAAYQFFKGLPYVEAVSSANGTPIREYSGSMIEGEAGQALFSTRASYFMREDYPALMGITVKAGCMARERDEAVVNETFAEMMHWGDNVVGRMVSTDGVSLKIVGQLKDFQIGGFTAGKKPFLARGNKAFYGSIHLRLKEPFAENLQKLNKAVAEAFHDQTIDFEGYDKLIYDTYNSVRVFRNATLLSAVTMFFVMLMGLIGYTTDEVRRRSKEIAIRKVNGAEASMILELLSRDVLYVAAPAVFIGTAAAWYVNGIWMEQFTERIPMGWVAYALVLMANLAVIVGCVLWKSWRIANENPVNSIKSE, from the coding sequence ATGAAACTACTTTATTACGTGATTCGGACTTTGCTGCGAGGACGGGGATCGAATGTCATCAAAATCCTCTCTCTCGGACTGGGACTGACGATGAGTATCCTGCTCTTCTCCCGCGTGGCATACGAGCAGAGTTTTGACACCTGCTTTAGAGATACGGACAACCTCTATCAGGTGTGGTCGGTGTTCACCGTGAATGGCGAGAAGTATCCGGCGCAGGAAGCAAATTGCGGTCCTGTGGCAGGCGCTATTCTTGAGAACTTCTCCAAGGAAGTGGAGGCGGCCACCAGTGTCGGGATATGGGTGGTAAGTGCGCCTGTTTATAATGGTGCGGTGCGCTTTGATGATAACAAGATAGCCGCCGACTCGCTATTTTTCCGCACAATGGGCATCGAGGTATTGAGTGGAAACCCGGAAAAGGACTTGATGCAGAAGGATGTCATCTTCTTGAGCGACCGTCTTGCCAATAAGATATTCGGCGGTGAAAATCCGATAGGCAAGGTGCTGAGTTATGACCATCAGTGCGACCTGACAGTGAAAGGCATTTATGCCGCTTTGCCGGAGAATGCTACGATGCGTCCCGAAGGAGTGATTTCCATGCCTACGGCTTGGAGCCGTAGTTCCGCCCACTATTCGTGGAGTGGAGGTGACAGTTGGAAAGAGTATATCCGCTTTCGTCCTGGAGCCGACCGTGCTGTGGTGAACGCACGCATTGATGCCATGATAGACAAGTACCGTCCGGAGGAGGACAAAGCAGGCTATGGTTATAGTGCGCATGTGCAGCCCATCCGTGATACATATCGTGGCTACGACAGCGTAAAACGCATGACAAACATTATGAGCATTCTCGGTCTTGCCATCCTCTTTATCGCTACGCTGAACTATGTGCTGATTTCCATCTCCTCACTGAGCCACCGTGCCAAGGCAGTGGGTGTACATAAATGCTGTGGCGCCGGCGGAGGTACTGTCTTCGGAATGTTTCTCATAGAAACGGGAGTCATTATCTTTGTGTCATTGCTGCTGATGGCACTGATATTGCTGAACTTCCGCGACTTCTTTGAAGATACGGCCTGTGCAAAGCTGTCATCGCTGCTGGCCCCGGAACGCATTTGGGTGTCGGTCACAGTGGTGGCTGTGCTCTTCGTAGTGGGTGGCATGCTGCCCGGACGGCTGTTTGCCCGCATCCCCGTGTCGCAAGTATTTCGCCGCTACACCGAAGGAAAGAAGGGTTGGAAGCGTCCGCTGCTGTTCATCCAGTTTGCCGGAGTGGCTTTCATCTGCGGACTGATGTGCGTGGTGATGGCGCAATACCATTATGTGATGAACAAGGATATGGGCTTCAATCCGCAACGTCTTGCTGTGGGATCGGCTTATTGGCAGGAGGAGGAGACACGTGAGGCCGCTTACCAGTTCTTTAAAGGACTGCCCTACGTGGAAGCGGTGTCCAGCGCCAATGGTACTCCAATACGGGAATATAGTGGTTCAATGATTGAGGGAGAGGCGGGACAGGCACTTTTCTCCACCCGTGCCAGTTACTTTATGCGTGAGGACTATCCGGCACTGATGGGCATTACCGTCAAAGCGGGATGCATGGCGCGTGAACGGGATGAGGCTGTGGTGAACGAAACCTTTGCTGAGATGATGCACTGGGGAGACAACGTAGTGGGACGCATGGTGAGTACAGATGGTGTGTCGCTCAAGATAGTGGGGCAGTTGAAGGACTTTCAGATAGGAGGCTTCACTGCGGGGAAAAAGCCTTTTCTGGCTCGTGGTAACAAAGCTTTTTACGGAAGTATCCACCTCCGCCTGAAGGAGCCTTTTGCTGAGAATCTTCAGAAATTGAATAAGGCGGTAGCGGAAGCCTTCCACGACCAGACTATCGACTTCGAGGGGTATGACAAACTGATATATGATACATACAACTCTGTCCGCGTGTTCCGCAACGCTACGCTATTGTCGGCTGTGACCATGTTCTTCGTCATGCTGATGGGCTTGATTGGCTATACTACGGACGAGGTACGCCGCCGCAGCAAAGAGATTGCCATCCGCAAGGTGAACGGGGCGGAGGCAAGTATGATACTGGAATTGCTGTCGCGTGATGTGCTCTATGTGGCAGCTCCGGCAGTATTCATCGGCACTGCCGCTGCGTGGTACGTCAACGGCATCTGGATGGAGCAGTTCACGGAACGCATCCCGATGGGATGGGTGGCGTATGCACTGGTACTGATGGCCAACTTGGCGGTTATTGTAGGTTGTGTACTTTGGAAGTCTTGGCGGATAGCCAATGAGAATCCGGTAAACAGTATTAAGAGCGAGTAA
- a CDS encoding ABC transporter ATP-binding protein codes for MIEINNISKVFRTSEVETVALNHVSLEVKEGEFVAIMGPSGCGKSTLLNILGLLDNPTEGSYRLLGQEVADLKEKDRTRVRKGKLGFVFQSFNLIDELNVYENVELPLTYLGVKASERKRMVEDILKRMNIGHRAKHFPQQLSGGQQQRVAIARAVVTNPKLILADEPTGNLDSKNGAEVMSLLTELNKEGTTIIMVTHSQHDASFAHRTIHLFDGSIVANVAAMQGI; via the coding sequence ATGATTGAAATTAATAACATCAGCAAAGTATTTCGTACCTCGGAAGTAGAAACCGTGGCATTGAATCACGTAAGCCTTGAAGTGAAAGAGGGCGAATTTGTAGCCATAATGGGACCCTCCGGTTGCGGAAAGTCCACCCTGTTGAATATTCTCGGACTGCTGGACAATCCCACGGAAGGCAGCTATAGGCTGCTTGGCCAGGAAGTGGCCGATTTGAAGGAAAAGGATCGTACACGGGTGCGCAAAGGAAAGTTAGGCTTCGTCTTCCAGAGCTTTAACCTGATAGACGAACTGAATGTCTATGAAAACGTGGAGCTTCCATTGACCTATCTTGGCGTGAAGGCAAGTGAACGTAAACGTATGGTGGAGGATATACTGAAACGAATGAACATAGGCCACCGTGCCAAGCATTTTCCGCAGCAGCTCTCAGGTGGTCAGCAACAGCGTGTGGCGATAGCACGTGCGGTGGTGACAAATCCGAAACTGATACTTGCCGATGAACCTACCGGTAATCTTGATTCCAAGAACGGAGCCGAAGTGATGAGCCTCCTGACCGAGCTGAATAAGGAAGGAACTACGATTATCATGGTGACGCACTCGCAGCATGACGCTTCGTTTGCACATCGGACGATACATTTGTTTGATGGTAGTATAGTGGCAAATGTGGCTGCCATGCAGGGTATCTGA
- a CDS encoding ABC transporter permease, whose product MRHLYYIIQTLLRGCGGNLVKLTSLVLGLLVGILLFSQIAYELSYENFYKDPEQLVMLRMRNAKDGIPDKDHNYGTYRPAAADLWEALSEQVECASLTSSILQPSFYKEDKKLEAMPILCVDTLYFRTTGVQVLKGDPHDLSVMQNAFISQSMARRVFGDEDPIGKGLSVEKMFNVTIRGIYRDVPRNTILPHGILLSIAAVDWGYGVGAWGMNNI is encoded by the coding sequence ATGAGGCATTTATATTATATTATTCAGACATTGCTTCGCGGGTGTGGGGGAAACCTCGTGAAGCTGACTTCTCTGGTGTTGGGACTGTTGGTGGGCATTCTACTCTTCTCGCAGATAGCCTATGAACTGAGCTACGAGAATTTCTATAAAGACCCGGAACAGTTAGTAATGCTCCGGATGCGTAATGCCAAGGATGGAATTCCTGACAAAGACCACAATTATGGCACTTATCGCCCTGCGGCGGCCGATTTGTGGGAGGCGCTTTCCGAACAGGTGGAATGCGCCAGTTTGACATCAAGTATTTTACAGCCTTCATTTTATAAAGAGGACAAGAAGCTGGAAGCGATGCCGATACTCTGCGTTGATACGCTCTATTTCCGTACTACCGGTGTGCAGGTGTTGAAGGGTGACCCGCACGACCTCTCCGTGATGCAGAATGCTTTTATCTCGCAAAGCATGGCACGTCGTGTTTTTGGAGATGAAGATCCAATCGGCAAGGGACTTTCCGTAGAGAAAATGTTCAATGTCACCATCCGGGGCATCTATCGGGATGTGCCGAGAAACACCATCCTGCCACACGGCATCCTGCTTTCCATAGCGGCGGTGGATTGGGGCTATGGAGTGGGTGCATGGGGAATGAATAATATATAA
- a CDS encoding ABC transporter permease: MRQLYYGILMLLRRRGNNVTKTVSLTLGLFIGILLFACVAFQLSYNSYFHHPEQLYLTYVRNVQNGVPSEEFPYVYGPFAEALRENFPKQVEDATVLRDMDDWNFYNGNVRLPGHVIYADTHLFSTLGIRVLAGKVEDMQAADAVFVSRSYADKLRGNEDLSTVVGRQLLLDRKTTYIIRGVFSDQPENTDIPFDIVVSMTELWNNKRAGWGFDVSYNVIARFRNFAQDVAVAEARLPELMKKYIPNFNEKENNYWAFAFHPLTDVHTQNPTIRTMILVMSVLAIAILLIAAFNYILISVSSLARRAKEVGVHKCNGAANSTIFGMFLAETAVIVLLSVALSGLLMYLFRDFVEDMVAARLTSLFSVQMLWGPALVILFVFLLAGVLPAGMFSSVPVTQVFRRYIERNASWKRPLLFVQFMGVSFICCFLLVVFHQYRSVMNRPLGYDPLRVVICWANVGGSYENRMSLFGSLPMVEDYTCASQLICGGYSGDTFDTDEGRAVNVRLDWVTRNFIPMMKIELAEGRNFNPANRTPTSMTDSNEMIVNETFIRNAGFAGSAVGRTVKWYGESFTIVGVMKDYPVHSAYEEQAPVVLLFKEDWGSTHYIRLKEPFEKNLLALNRKMQDMFPSDLVEFTSLQKTLDGQYTDVRRFRNAVLLSSASIFLIALMGLLGYVNDEVRRRSKEIAIRKVNGAEAASIIRLLTRDIVWIALPALTLGAVFASVFGRRWLDSFAQRAQTSAAAFVAVVALLLVIIAACIVWRTRKIACENPVKSIRSE, translated from the coding sequence ATGAGACAACTTTATTATGGTATATTGATGTTGCTTCGCAGACGAGGCAACAATGTGACCAAGACTGTTTCCTTGACACTGGGCTTGTTTATCGGTATTTTGCTGTTCGCTTGTGTGGCATTTCAGTTAAGCTATAACAGCTATTTCCATCATCCGGAACAGCTCTATCTGACTTATGTAAGGAATGTACAGAACGGAGTGCCGAGTGAGGAATTCCCCTACGTTTACGGTCCCTTTGCAGAGGCGTTGAGAGAGAACTTTCCGAAGCAAGTGGAGGATGCCACAGTGCTACGCGACATGGACGATTGGAATTTTTATAACGGAAATGTCCGTTTGCCTGGTCATGTGATTTATGCGGATACGCATCTGTTTTCTACTTTGGGCATTCGGGTGCTGGCAGGCAAGGTGGAAGATATGCAGGCTGCAGATGCCGTCTTCGTCTCCCGTTCGTATGCCGACAAGTTGAGAGGAAATGAGGACTTGAGTACGGTAGTGGGCAGGCAATTGCTTCTTGACCGGAAGACAACCTACATCATACGGGGAGTGTTTTCCGACCAGCCGGAGAATACGGACATTCCCTTTGATATCGTAGTTTCCATGACCGAGTTGTGGAACAATAAAAGAGCAGGGTGGGGATTTGATGTTAGTTATAACGTCATAGCCCGTTTCCGTAATTTTGCCCAAGATGTGGCTGTGGCGGAGGCGCGGCTGCCGGAGTTGATGAAAAAGTACATACCGAATTTTAATGAAAAAGAGAATAACTACTGGGCTTTCGCTTTCCATCCGTTGACAGACGTGCATACACAAAATCCCACTATACGTACCATGATATTGGTAATGTCTGTGCTTGCCATTGCCATCTTGCTGATTGCCGCTTTCAACTATATATTGATTTCCGTATCTTCCTTGGCGCGTCGTGCCAAGGAAGTGGGAGTGCACAAGTGTAACGGTGCTGCCAATAGCACGATATTCGGCATGTTCCTGGCGGAGACAGCGGTCATAGTGTTGCTTTCTGTGGCTTTGTCCGGTCTGCTGATGTATCTCTTCCGCGACTTTGTGGAGGATATGGTTGCTGCCCGGCTCACTTCACTTTTCTCGGTACAGATGTTGTGGGGACCGGCACTGGTCATCTTGTTCGTCTTTCTGCTGGCGGGCGTACTGCCGGCGGGGATGTTCTCTTCCGTACCCGTGACGCAGGTTTTCCGCCGTTATATCGAACGCAATGCGTCGTGGAAGCGTCCTTTGCTCTTTGTCCAGTTCATGGGTGTCTCCTTTATTTGTTGCTTTCTGCTGGTGGTGTTCCATCAGTATCGGTCGGTGATGAACCGTCCACTGGGTTACGACCCGTTGCGGGTAGTGATATGCTGGGCAAATGTGGGAGGCAGTTATGAGAATCGGATGAGCCTTTTCGGCAGTCTGCCCATGGTGGAAGATTACACCTGTGCCAGCCAGTTGATATGCGGGGGATATAGCGGCGATACGTTTGACACTGATGAAGGGCGTGCGGTGAATGTGCGGCTGGACTGGGTGACGCGTAACTTTATTCCGATGATGAAGATTGAACTGGCAGAGGGACGCAACTTCAATCCTGCCAACCGGACTCCAACCTCGATGACGGACAGCAATGAGATGATAGTGAACGAAACATTCATCCGCAATGCAGGTTTTGCAGGCAGTGCCGTGGGACGTACGGTGAAGTGGTATGGCGAAAGTTTCACCATAGTGGGGGTGATGAAAGATTATCCGGTGCACAGTGCGTATGAGGAACAGGCCCCGGTGGTGCTTCTGTTCAAAGAGGATTGGGGGAGTACCCATTACATACGCCTGAAAGAGCCTTTCGAGAAGAATCTGCTTGCGCTCAACCGCAAGATGCAGGATATGTTTCCTTCGGATCTTGTGGAGTTCACCTCTTTGCAGAAGACTCTGGACGGGCAATACACGGATGTCCGCCGTTTCCGCAATGCAGTGTTGCTGTCCAGCGCTTCCATCTTCCTCATTGCACTGATGGGATTGTTGGGGTATGTGAATGATGAAGTCCGTAGGCGTAGCAAGGAAATTGCCATCCGCAAGGTGAATGGGGCAGAGGCTGCAAGTATTATCCGCCTGCTGACGCGTGACATTGTGTGGATAGCCTTGCCTGCGTTGACATTGGGAGCAGTGTTTGCTTCTGTTTTCGGTCGTCGGTGGCTGGATAGCTTTGCGCAGCGGGCTCAGACAAGTGCAGCCGCATTTGTGGCGGTGGTAGCATTATTGTTGGTGATTATAGCGGCCTGCATCGTGTGGCGTACCCGCAAAATAGCTTGTGAGAATCCGGTGAAGAGTATCAGGAGTGAATAA
- a CDS encoding MATE family efflux transporter: protein MDNPHILGAERIGKLLLQYSVPAIIGMTITSLYNIIDSIFIGHGVGAMGIAGLAITFPLMNLVVAFCTMVSAGGSTISSIRLGQKDPDGATVVLGNTLMFCLVNAFVFGGISFIFLNDILRFFGASNDTLPYARDFMQVILLGTPVTYTMIGLNNIMRATGYPRKAMLTSMVTVVCNIILAPIFIFQFEWGIRGAATATVISQFIGMIWVVSHFLRKTSIVRLHHGFWKMKKRIIISILSIGMSPFLMNVTACIIVIIVNNSLQQYGGDMAIGAYGIINRLLVLYVMIVLGLTMGMQPIVGYNFGAQKHDRVRATLRLTLIAGVCITSTGFLICELFPHAISAIFTDDNELIGIASRGVRIAVAIFPLVGAQIVIGNFFQSIGKAKISIFLSLTRQLLYLLPGLLIFPHYFGLDGIWICMPVSDFFAFVTAVIALWIYVKTNHLK from the coding sequence ATGGATAACCCTCATATTTTAGGAGCCGAACGCATAGGCAAACTGCTTTTACAATATTCCGTTCCTGCCATTATCGGTATGACGATTACTTCGTTGTATAATATCATTGACAGTATTTTCATCGGTCATGGCGTAGGCGCCATGGGTATTGCCGGACTTGCCATAACTTTCCCGTTAATGAATTTAGTGGTGGCCTTCTGTACAATGGTATCGGCAGGCGGTTCCACTATTTCGTCCATCCGGTTGGGACAGAAAGACCCGGACGGAGCTACGGTGGTATTGGGAAATACGCTGATGTTCTGCCTTGTCAATGCCTTTGTATTCGGAGGCATTTCATTTATCTTCCTAAATGACATACTGCGTTTCTTCGGAGCCAGCAACGATACGCTGCCCTATGCACGCGATTTTATGCAGGTGATTCTACTGGGTACTCCCGTTACCTACACTATGATCGGCCTGAATAACATCATGCGTGCCACGGGTTATCCCAGAAAGGCAATGCTTACGTCTATGGTGACAGTAGTCTGCAATATCATCCTCGCCCCTATTTTCATCTTTCAGTTTGAATGGGGAATCCGCGGCGCAGCAACAGCCACTGTTATTTCACAATTCATCGGCATGATATGGGTAGTGAGCCATTTTCTCCGGAAAACAAGCATTGTGCGGCTGCATCACGGTTTTTGGAAAATGAAAAAGCGCATCATCATCAGCATACTTTCCATCGGCATGTCACCGTTCCTTATGAATGTCACGGCATGCATCATTGTCATTATCGTAAACAACAGCCTGCAACAATATGGCGGTGACATGGCCATCGGAGCCTATGGCATCATTAACCGTCTGCTGGTACTCTATGTAATGATTGTATTGGGACTGACGATGGGGATGCAGCCGATTGTAGGCTATAACTTCGGCGCACAGAAACATGACCGTGTGAGAGCCACCCTGCGTCTGACGCTTATTGCCGGAGTATGCATCACCAGCACCGGCTTCCTCATTTGCGAATTGTTTCCTCACGCCATATCTGCCATCTTTACCGATGACAATGAGTTGATTGGTATTGCGTCCAGAGGAGTACGCATTGCCGTTGCCATTTTCCCGTTGGTGGGAGCTCAGATTGTAATCGGTAATTTCTTCCAAAGCATAGGAAAAGCCAAAATCAGCATCTTCTTATCACTGACACGCCAGTTACTATACTTGCTGCCGGGGCTATTGATTTTTCCGCACTACTTCGGTTTGGACGGCATCTGGATATGTATGCCGGTATCGGATTTTTTTGCATTTGTAACGGCTGTTATTGCGTTGTGGATATATGTAAAAACGAACCATCTGAAATGA
- a CDS encoding HAD family hydrolase: MNTMESMAVLFDFDGVVIDTETQYSRFWHQIGKEYLNVDDIENRVKGQTLAYIYDTFFQGMMKEQTEITDCLNRFEQEMSFDFIPGVLDFIADLHHHNVKTAVVTSSNKAKMAAVYRVHPEIETLFDRILTAEMFTASKPAPDCFLLGMEVLGTTPETTYVFEDSYNGLKAGMASGATVIGVATTNPHENIAPLCHYVLDDFRDFTYDKLSHLYK; encoded by the coding sequence ATGAATACAATGGAATCAATGGCCGTTCTCTTCGATTTTGACGGTGTAGTGATAGATACAGAGACGCAGTACAGCCGGTTTTGGCATCAGATAGGGAAGGAATATCTGAACGTGGACGATATAGAAAACCGGGTAAAAGGCCAGACCTTGGCCTATATTTATGATACATTCTTTCAGGGTATGATGAAGGAACAAACTGAAATAACGGATTGTCTGAACCGCTTTGAGCAAGAAATGTCGTTTGACTTTATTCCCGGAGTGCTTGATTTTATAGCAGACCTTCACCATCATAATGTGAAGACTGCAGTCGTTACCAGTTCCAACAAGGCGAAGATGGCGGCTGTATATCGCGTTCATCCTGAAATAGAGACACTTTTTGACCGTATTCTCACGGCCGAGATGTTTACTGCCTCTAAACCTGCACCTGATTGCTTTCTGCTTGGTATGGAAGTGTTGGGCACTACTCCCGAAACGACTTACGTGTTTGAGGACTCCTATAACGGATTAAAAGCCGGGATGGCTTCCGGAGCTACTGTAATCGGTGTGGCAACCACAAATCCGCATGAAAATATTGCTCCGTTATGTCATTATGTATTAGATGATTTCCGGGACTTTACTTACGATAAATTATCCCATTTGTACAAGTAA
- the panB gene encoding 3-methyl-2-oxobutanoate hydroxymethyltransferase: protein MMGYISDDTRKVTTHRLVEMKQRGEKISMLTSYDYTMAQIVDGAGVDVILVGDSASNVMAGNVTTLPITLDQMIYHGKSVVRGVKRAMVVVDMPFGSYQGNEMEGLASAIRIMKESHADALKLEGGEEIIGTVKRILSAGIPIMGHLGLMPQSINKYGTYTVRAKDDAEAEKLIRDAHLLEEAGCFALVLEKIPAALAARVSGELTIPVIGIGAGGEVDGQVLVIQDMLGMNNGFRPRFLRRYADLHTVMTDAISRYVSDVKNLDFPNEKEQY from the coding sequence ATCATGGGTTATATTTCAGATGACACTCGCAAGGTGACTACTCATCGTCTCGTAGAGATGAAGCAGAGAGGCGAAAAAATATCTATGTTGACATCATACGACTATACCATGGCACAGATTGTGGATGGCGCAGGTGTAGATGTGATTCTTGTAGGTGATTCAGCTTCCAATGTTATGGCAGGTAATGTTACTACTCTTCCCATAACGCTGGATCAGATGATTTATCATGGCAAGTCCGTTGTGCGCGGGGTAAAGCGCGCCATGGTGGTGGTAGATATGCCGTTCGGATCTTATCAGGGTAACGAGATGGAAGGTTTGGCATCTGCCATTCGTATCATGAAAGAAAGTCATGCCGACGCATTGAAGCTGGAAGGCGGCGAAGAAATTATTGGTACGGTAAAACGGATTCTCAGTGCCGGCATTCCCATTATGGGGCATCTTGGCCTGATGCCGCAATCCATTAACAAATACGGAACATATACAGTGCGCGCCAAAGATGATGCTGAGGCTGAAAAATTGATACGTGACGCCCATTTGCTGGAAGAAGCCGGTTGTTTTGCACTGGTGCTGGAGAAGATTCCTGCTGCGTTGGCAGCACGTGTATCCGGCGAACTGACTATTCCTGTTATCGGTATCGGGGCTGGTGGTGAAGTAGATGGCCAGGTGTTGGTGATCCAGGATATGCTGGGTATGAATAATGGCTTCCGTCCCCGTTTCCTGCGTCGCTATGCCGACCTGCACACGGTGATGACGGATGCTATCAGCCGTTATGTATCCGATGTGAAGAACTTAGACTTCCCGAATGAAAAAGAGCAGTACTAA
- a CDS encoding MFS transporter codes for MKKSSTNKLMTLSFWRMCVANSLLFTSVYMLFPLLPFVMGQQLDISVAQAGSMFLVFAVAMFAVGPFHAYLGDEYRRKNVLLYSVIIMLAAVLGYAFVDSYMKLLLLAFVQGGCFGLATTAGITVAIDITASARRSTGNMVYAWASRLGMLVGVVLGVWLYHIHGFRTMIYCSVAIGVFSMFFSSRVYVAFRAPIGMSLCNVDRFLLPRAWLPAVNMMLIAFIPGVLLPLMFAGNYLPLLALFILAFITIPFTRMFVKLSHHCQRGTANTMCHLSMEAGLLAGLAVACRIMNVPAIHHVAMTAAILAVFFYVLLTYPYYKRKRVR; via the coding sequence ATGAAAAAGAGCAGTACTAACAAACTTATGACACTGAGTTTTTGGCGGATGTGCGTAGCGAACTCATTGTTGTTCACATCTGTTTATATGCTTTTTCCTCTGTTGCCCTTTGTGATGGGGCAGCAATTGGATATTTCTGTTGCACAGGCTGGTAGCATGTTCCTGGTTTTTGCTGTGGCCATGTTTGCTGTGGGACCGTTTCATGCTTATTTAGGTGACGAATACAGGCGGAAGAATGTGCTTTTGTATTCTGTAATTATCATGTTGGCGGCAGTTTTGGGATACGCTTTTGTTGATAGCTATATGAAGTTGTTGCTGCTTGCTTTTGTACAGGGCGGCTGTTTCGGATTGGCTACAACGGCTGGTATCACCGTAGCCATAGACATTACTGCTTCTGCGCGCCGCAGTACAGGAAATATGGTATATGCTTGGGCTTCTCGTCTGGGTATGTTAGTGGGTGTGGTATTGGGTGTTTGGTTATATCATATTCACGGATTCCGCACGATGATTTATTGTTCCGTTGCGATAGGGGTATTCAGTATGTTCTTTTCATCGAGAGTATATGTTGCGTTTAGAGCTCCGATAGGGATGTCACTCTGCAATGTAGATCGTTTTTTGCTTCCGCGCGCATGGTTGCCGGCTGTTAATATGATGCTGATAGCCTTTATTCCGGGAGTTTTGTTACCGTTGATGTTTGCAGGTAATTACTTGCCGTTATTGGCTTTGTTCATATTGGCATTCATTACGATACCGTTTACCCGGATGTTCGTAAAACTATCTCATCATTGTCAGCGCGGAACTGCGAACACCATGTGCCATTTGTCTATGGAAGCAGGTTTGCTGGCAGGCCTTGCGGTGGCTTGCAGAATAATGAATGTTCCTGCGATTCATCATGTGGCCATGACAGCAGCCATACTTGCGGTCTTTTTTTATGTTCTGCTGACATATCCTTATTATAAAAGAAAGCGGGTAAGGTAA
- a CDS encoding diacylglycerol kinase family protein, translating into MKYDYRKQVRSFGYAWKGIRCCIGKEQNLSFHLIAAVMVVISGFLLGITRTEWIVITLCIGIVITAELFNTAIEKLVDMISPDRHPVAGQVKDIAAGAVLICAATAAIIGLIIFIPYLTRFLL; encoded by the coding sequence ATGAAATACGATTACAGAAAACAGGTTCGCAGTTTCGGTTATGCATGGAAAGGTATCCGGTGTTGCATAGGCAAGGAACAAAACCTCAGCTTTCATCTGATTGCCGCAGTCATGGTAGTCATTTCCGGATTTTTGTTGGGTATAACCCGAACAGAGTGGATAGTCATTACACTTTGTATCGGAATTGTGATAACTGCAGAATTATTCAACACTGCCATAGAGAAGTTGGTTGACATGATATCTCCCGACCGTCATCCTGTCGCCGGACAAGTAAAAGACATTGCCGCCGGAGCAGTGCTGATATGCGCTGCAACGGCGGCAATTATAGGTCTGATTATTTTCATTCCTTACCTTACCCGCTTTCTTTTATAA